Proteins found in one Acidobacteriota bacterium genomic segment:
- a CDS encoding proline dehydrogenase family protein, with protein MIETLSRAAFATLAGSALLKTVASRYGMRTPGSFARRFVAGETMEEAIAAAAELERQGLIVTLDHLGERVATQEAALAAARDYGAIIEAAAGAGISRNLSVKLTQLGLDIDRATCTDNLRRVLDVAAQADFFVRIDMEGSAYTQSTFDVFESLWGIGCRNIGVVIQAYLRRSPGDVARMNELGTRVRLVKGAYREPREVAFQEKEDVDRAFVELMRMLLTAGHSPAIATHDPAMIEATRGFATERGLARTAYEFQLLYGIRRDLQRALAADGHPVRVYVPFGTEWFPYFMRRLGERPANVGFVMKSLFKEQQD; from the coding sequence ATGATCGAGACGCTGTCCAGAGCGGCTTTCGCAACGCTGGCTGGCAGTGCCCTTCTGAAGACCGTCGCGTCGCGCTACGGCATGCGCACGCCGGGGAGCTTCGCGCGGCGCTTCGTCGCCGGCGAGACGATGGAGGAAGCGATCGCCGCCGCGGCCGAGCTGGAGCGCCAGGGCCTGATCGTGACGCTCGACCACCTCGGTGAGCGCGTCGCGACGCAGGAGGCCGCGCTCGCCGCCGCGCGCGACTACGGCGCCATCATCGAGGCGGCCGCCGGCGCGGGCATCAGCCGCAACCTGTCGGTCAAGCTCACGCAGCTCGGCCTCGACATCGACCGCGCGACGTGCACCGACAACCTGCGGCGGGTGCTCGACGTGGCCGCGCAGGCCGACTTCTTCGTGCGCATCGACATGGAAGGGTCGGCCTACACGCAGTCGACCTTCGACGTCTTCGAGTCGCTCTGGGGAATCGGCTGCCGGAACATCGGCGTCGTGATCCAGGCCTACCTCCGGCGATCGCCGGGCGACGTCGCGCGGATGAACGAGCTCGGCACGCGCGTCCGGCTCGTGAAGGGCGCGTATCGCGAGCCGCGCGAGGTGGCGTTCCAGGAGAAGGAGGACGTCGACCGCGCGTTCGTCGAGCTGATGCGGATGCTGCTCACCGCCGGCCACTCCCCGGCAATCGCCACGCACGACCCGGCGATGATCGAGGCCACGCGAGGCTTCGCAACGGAACGGGGCCTGGCTCGCACGGCGTACGAGTTCCAACTGCTCTACGGCATCCGCCGCGATCTGCAGCGCGCGCTGGCCGCCGACGGACATCCGGTCCGCGTCTACGTGCCGTTCGGCACCGAGTGGTTTCCGTATTTCATGCGCCGGCTCGGCGAGCGGCCGGCCAACGTCGGCTTCGTGATGAAGAGCCTGTTCAAGGAACAGCAGGACTAG
- a CDS encoding 1-acyl-sn-glycerol-3-phosphate acyltransferase gives MRPDDIARAVLARDDVAKYLRDPAATADEDPQQRIEAYLDELRTTQRYRFYRALQHPLYPILRKVQRVPEHLELARAAASRGRILYVSNHKSHLDYLIEPLVLDDHGFRPPLTAAGINLFGGPLGLLHRHVTGAIPIRRNSKDPLYLVTLRAYVAELLNRRDLLFYPEGGRSYSGELKPPKTGLLQAALQADRASLSIVPMAIAYDLVLEDRIISREATRRRKRPFAQEVAEMARHAVGYRSRAFVTFGAPIPMADYEPDSRRSLVTLTHRVQDAIGGLYKVLPTALVAAAMRPGLTRSDLVARVRDLVALLAAEHANLATRDGREAVDDGLARLAERAVVVADGARIRVRDRVVLRFYARTIEHLLRRARTTH, from the coding sequence GTGAGACCGGACGACATTGCCCGCGCCGTCCTGGCCCGCGACGACGTGGCGAAGTACCTGCGGGATCCGGCCGCCACGGCTGACGAAGACCCGCAGCAGCGCATCGAAGCCTATCTCGACGAACTGCGCACGACGCAGCGCTACCGGTTCTACCGCGCGCTGCAGCATCCGCTGTATCCGATCCTGCGGAAGGTGCAGCGCGTGCCCGAGCACCTCGAGCTCGCGCGCGCGGCCGCGTCGCGCGGGCGCATTCTCTACGTCTCCAATCACAAGAGCCATCTCGACTACCTGATCGAGCCGCTGGTGCTCGACGATCATGGCTTCCGTCCGCCGCTCACCGCCGCGGGGATCAACCTGTTCGGCGGCCCGCTCGGCCTGCTGCACCGGCACGTCACGGGCGCCATCCCGATCCGCCGGAACAGCAAGGATCCGCTGTACCTCGTGACGCTGCGCGCGTACGTCGCAGAGCTGCTCAATCGCCGCGATCTGCTCTTCTACCCCGAAGGCGGCCGGAGCTACAGCGGCGAGCTGAAGCCGCCGAAGACCGGGCTGCTCCAGGCGGCGCTGCAGGCCGATCGCGCGTCGCTCTCGATCGTGCCGATGGCGATCGCCTACGACCTCGTGCTCGAGGATCGGATCATCTCGCGCGAGGCGACGCGCCGGCGCAAGCGCCCGTTCGCCCAGGAGGTCGCCGAGATGGCGCGCCACGCGGTCGGCTACCGGTCGCGCGCGTTCGTCACGTTCGGCGCGCCGATTCCTATGGCCGACTACGAGCCGGACTCGCGCCGCAGCCTCGTCACGCTGACGCACCGCGTGCAGGACGCGATCGGCGGTCTGTACAAAGTCCTGCCCACGGCGCTCGTCGCCGCCGCCATGCGCCCGGGGCTGACCCGATCGGATCTCGTGGCGCGCGTCCGCGATCTCGTCGCGCTGCTCGCGGCGGAGCACGCCAATCTGGCCACGCGCGACGGCCGCGAGGCGGTCGACGACGGCCTGGCGAGGCTCGCCGAGCGCGCCGTGGTGGTGGCGGACGGCGCGCGGATCCGGGTGCGCGACCGCGTCGTGCTGCGCTTCTACGCGCGCACGATCGAGCACCTGCTCCGCCGGGCGAGGACGACACACTAG
- a CDS encoding MarR family transcriptional regulator: protein MKKSAAVDLATLMHAAASAQDDVETKLGAIGLSWAKLAALKALSDAGASLPLTQLADRLSCVKSNITQLVDRLEADGFVERQANPSDRRARLATLTAAGQKACREGSRVLEAAERSLLGTLSASESRQLAELLAKIQRR, encoded by the coding sequence ATGAAGAAATCGGCGGCGGTCGATCTCGCCACGCTGATGCACGCCGCGGCCTCCGCGCAGGACGACGTCGAAACGAAGCTGGGCGCGATCGGCCTGTCATGGGCGAAGTTGGCGGCGCTGAAAGCGCTGTCGGACGCTGGTGCGTCGTTGCCCTTGACCCAGCTCGCCGACCGTCTGTCGTGCGTGAAGTCGAACATCACGCAGCTCGTCGACCGGCTCGAGGCCGACGGGTTCGTCGAACGGCAGGCGAACCCGAGCGACCGCCGCGCCCGCCTGGCCACGTTGACGGCGGCCGGCCAGAAAGCCTGCCGCGAGGGGTCGCGGGTGCTGGAGGCGGCGGAGCGGAGTCTGCTGGGGACGCTGAGCGCTTCGGAGTCGCGGCAGCTCGCCGAGCTGCTCGCGAAGATTCAACGTCGGTGA
- a CDS encoding HD domain-containing protein codes for MGRSTPDLAVAIARAVASAGGRAYIVGGWVRDELLGRTPKDLDLEVFGVPAERLRALLEPFGRVDAVGESFTVFKIGDVDVSLPRRESKIGRGHKGFAVHGDPHLSLDEAARRRDFTVNAISRDPLTGDILDPFDGRRDLADRVLRMVDRRTFGDDSLRVLRAVQFAARFELTLDADTAAVCRATPLDDLPAERIWGELEKLLLQAERPSIGLRLAWDLDVIRRLLPELVPLAGCPQDPEWHPEGDVWTHTLMVVDEARRRIDGLPRGPAAAMMLAALCHDVGKPATTAIIEGRLRSPGHEIAGVPATTALLDRLNIHTLDGYDVRRAVLGLVTEHMRPGAFQKSPTVTDGAFRRLAQKVDLELLARFAEADCRGRAGPFDCSAMAWFLERARSLGVEHRPPAPLVLGRHLVALGVDPGPRMGELLKRIYERQLDGEFTTTDEGIALARTLV; via the coding sequence ATGGGCCGCAGCACTCCTGATCTCGCCGTCGCCATCGCGCGCGCCGTCGCCTCGGCCGGCGGCCGTGCCTACATCGTCGGCGGATGGGTGCGCGACGAGCTCCTGGGCCGCACGCCGAAGGACCTCGACCTGGAGGTGTTCGGCGTGCCGGCCGAGCGCCTTCGCGCGCTGCTCGAGCCGTTCGGCCGGGTCGACGCCGTCGGCGAGAGCTTCACCGTCTTCAAGATCGGCGACGTCGACGTCTCGCTGCCGCGCCGCGAGTCGAAGATCGGGCGTGGACACAAGGGGTTCGCGGTGCACGGCGATCCGCACCTCTCGCTCGACGAGGCCGCGCGCCGCCGGGACTTCACGGTCAACGCGATCTCGCGCGATCCGCTCACCGGCGACATTCTCGATCCGTTCGACGGCCGGCGCGATCTCGCCGATCGCGTGCTCCGCATGGTCGATCGCCGGACGTTCGGCGACGACAGCCTGCGCGTGCTTCGCGCCGTGCAATTCGCCGCGCGATTCGAGCTCACGCTCGACGCCGACACGGCCGCGGTGTGCCGCGCCACGCCGCTCGACGACCTGCCAGCCGAACGGATCTGGGGCGAGCTCGAGAAGCTGCTCCTCCAGGCCGAGCGGCCGTCGATCGGCCTGCGGCTCGCCTGGGATCTGGACGTGATTCGCCGGCTGCTCCCGGAGCTCGTGCCGCTCGCCGGCTGCCCGCAGGATCCCGAGTGGCATCCGGAAGGCGACGTCTGGACGCACACGCTGATGGTCGTCGACGAGGCGCGGCGGCGCATCGACGGCCTGCCGCGAGGGCCCGCGGCAGCCATGATGCTCGCAGCGCTCTGTCACGACGTCGGCAAGCCCGCGACGACGGCCATCATCGAGGGCCGGCTCCGATCGCCCGGCCACGAAATCGCGGGCGTGCCGGCCACGACCGCGCTGCTGGACCGGCTGAACATCCACACCCTCGACGGATACGACGTCCGCCGCGCCGTGCTCGGGCTCGTGACGGAGCACATGCGACCGGGCGCGTTCCAGAAGTCGCCGACCGTCACCGACGGCGCGTTCCGTCGTCTGGCGCAGAAAGTCGATCTCGAGCTGCTCGCCCGCTTCGCCGAAGCCGACTGCCGGGGGCGCGCCGGCCCGTTCGACTGTTCGGCAATGGCCTGGTTCCTGGAGCGCGCGCGGTCGCTCGGCGTCGAGCATCGGCCTCCAGCGCCGCTCGTGCTCGGCCGCCACCTCGTCGCGCTCGGCGTCGACCCCGGCCCCCGCATGGGCGAGCTGCTGAAACGGATTTACGAGCGGCAGCTCGACGGCGAGTTCACGACGACGGACGAAGGCATCGCGCTCGCACGGACGCTCGTCTAG
- a CDS encoding insulinase family protein — protein MNHQGIAALTAAASLALAAAACHRSGSSSSSSAADTPSIAYEKYTLGNGLEVILSEDHRLPLVAVNVWYHVGPANEAAGRTGFAHLFEHMMFQGSKHVAGDGHFRYVEAAGGSTINGTTDFDRTNYFETLPSDQLELGLWLESDRMGYLLDTVDLAKLANQQDVVRNERRQSVENRPYGLAQEQVFQTIFPPGHPYRANVIGSHADIQAAKLDDVKAFFAQYYAPNNASLAIVGDIDVAATKRLVEKYFGTLVRGADVPKARAAMPSISGEQRIVAKDRIRLPRVVMAWVSPAFFSPGDADADAAAGALGGGPSSRLYKALVYEKQIAQDVTAFQQSMGLGSVFQIVATVRPGHAPDEVEAALDAELDRFRQAGPDEREVERARNTFETGMLQGLERLGGFGGVADLLNMFNHYLGDPGYLPKYLEEHRRVTPASVKAFAERYLRRDARVVQHVVAGDPDLGQSVPTPPPPKASAGAGAEAVNADAPWRATPPAAGAARAIAVPPARSFTLPNGLTVVYHVRPGAATVTARLALKTGSDMNPPDRPGLVNFAASMLSQGTTSRDALTLADDLAQLGASLNATSTKDQASVTVASLARNFAAALDIAADVALRPTFPQAEVERQRASRLASLAAARQNPGTVATSAATLALYGPAHPYAYMELGTEEAAKATSRDDLAGIWKKTFVPANAALVVAGPMDEGELRPLVERTFGGWPSGPAAAPAPAAPATTDSRVVIVNVPKAPQTQLVVTSLGAPRSAPDYPATLTMNTVLGGLFSSRINLNLREEHGYTYGASSQFLFRKTPGPFWVTTGVRTDVTAPAASEILEEIRRMVSSPLTQEELTLARDAIVRSLPSDFETSGSTVATLSDLVVYGLGLDYYSKFPGMIATVGIPDVQAAAKKYLAPGPFIVVAVGDRAAIEPGLRTLNLGKLEVEQER, from the coding sequence ATGAATCATCAGGGCATCGCCGCGCTGACCGCGGCGGCTTCGCTCGCGCTCGCGGCGGCCGCCTGCCATCGCTCCGGATCGTCGTCATCGTCGTCGGCGGCCGACACGCCGTCGATCGCGTACGAGAAGTACACGCTCGGCAACGGCCTCGAGGTGATTCTGTCGGAGGATCACCGGCTGCCGCTCGTCGCGGTCAACGTCTGGTACCACGTCGGCCCCGCGAACGAGGCGGCCGGCCGCACGGGGTTCGCGCACTTGTTCGAACACATGATGTTCCAGGGGTCGAAGCACGTCGCTGGCGACGGCCACTTCCGCTACGTCGAGGCCGCCGGCGGATCGACCATCAACGGCACGACCGACTTCGATCGCACGAACTACTTCGAGACGCTCCCCTCGGACCAGCTCGAGCTCGGCCTCTGGCTCGAGTCCGACCGGATGGGATACCTGCTCGACACGGTCGACCTCGCGAAGCTCGCCAACCAGCAGGACGTCGTGCGGAACGAGCGGCGGCAGTCGGTCGAGAACCGGCCGTACGGACTCGCGCAGGAGCAGGTGTTCCAGACGATCTTTCCGCCGGGCCATCCGTATCGCGCGAACGTGATCGGCTCGCACGCCGACATCCAGGCCGCGAAGCTCGACGACGTGAAGGCGTTCTTCGCGCAGTACTACGCGCCCAACAACGCCAGCCTCGCGATCGTCGGCGACATCGACGTGGCGGCGACGAAGCGGCTCGTCGAGAAGTACTTCGGCACGCTCGTCCGCGGCGCTGACGTCCCGAAGGCGCGTGCGGCGATGCCGTCGATCTCGGGCGAGCAGCGCATCGTGGCGAAGGATCGGATCCGGCTGCCGCGCGTCGTCATGGCGTGGGTGAGCCCGGCGTTCTTCTCGCCCGGCGATGCCGATGCGGACGCGGCCGCCGGCGCGCTCGGCGGCGGACCGTCGTCGCGGCTCTACAAGGCGCTCGTGTACGAGAAGCAGATCGCGCAGGACGTGACGGCGTTCCAGCAGTCGATGGGGCTCGGGTCCGTGTTCCAGATCGTCGCGACCGTGCGCCCCGGCCATGCGCCCGACGAGGTCGAGGCCGCGCTCGACGCCGAGCTCGATCGCTTCCGGCAGGCCGGCCCGGACGAACGCGAAGTCGAGCGCGCCCGGAACACCTTCGAGACCGGAATGCTGCAGGGGCTCGAGCGGCTCGGCGGCTTCGGCGGCGTCGCCGATCTTCTGAACATGTTCAACCACTATCTCGGGGATCCCGGCTACCTGCCGAAGTACCTCGAGGAGCATCGTCGCGTGACGCCGGCGAGCGTGAAAGCGTTCGCGGAGCGCTATCTGCGTCGCGACGCGAGGGTCGTGCAGCACGTCGTGGCCGGCGATCCGGACCTTGGCCAATCGGTGCCGACGCCCCCGCCGCCGAAGGCGTCCGCCGGTGCCGGCGCCGAGGCCGTGAACGCCGATGCGCCCTGGCGCGCGACGCCGCCCGCTGCGGGCGCCGCGCGCGCGATCGCCGTGCCGCCGGCGCGTTCCTTCACGCTCCCGAACGGCCTGACCGTCGTCTACCACGTCCGCCCTGGCGCCGCGACCGTGACGGCGCGGCTCGCGCTGAAGACCGGCAGCGACATGAACCCGCCCGACAGGCCAGGGCTCGTGAACTTCGCCGCCAGCATGCTGAGCCAGGGGACGACGTCGCGCGACGCGCTCACGCTCGCCGACGATCTCGCGCAGCTCGGCGCCTCGCTCAACGCGACGTCGACCAAGGACCAGGCGTCCGTCACCGTGGCGTCGCTCGCGCGCAACTTCGCCGCCGCGCTCGACATCGCGGCCGACGTCGCGCTCCGCCCGACGTTCCCCCAGGCCGAAGTGGAGCGGCAGCGCGCCAGCCGGCTGGCGAGCCTGGCCGCGGCGCGCCAGAATCCGGGCACCGTCGCGACGTCGGCCGCCACGCTGGCGCTGTACGGACCAGCTCACCCGTACGCGTACATGGAGCTCGGGACGGAAGAGGCCGCAAAGGCGACGTCGCGCGACGATCTCGCCGGCATCTGGAAGAAGACGTTCGTGCCGGCCAACGCCGCACTGGTCGTCGCCGGTCCGATGGACGAAGGCGAGCTGCGGCCGCTCGTGGAGCGCACGTTCGGCGGCTGGCCGTCGGGCCCGGCGGCCGCGCCGGCCCCCGCCGCTCCCGCCACCACCGACAGCCGCGTCGTCATCGTGAACGTGCCGAAGGCGCCGCAGACGCAACTGGTCGTGACGAGCCTCGGCGCGCCGCGCTCCGCGCCGGACTACCCGGCCACTCTCACGATGAACACCGTGCTCGGCGGCCTGTTCTCGAGCCGCATCAACCTCAACCTGCGCGAAGAGCACGGCTACACGTACGGCGCCTCGTCGCAGTTCCTCTTCCGCAAGACACCGGGCCCGTTCTGGGTGACGACCGGCGTGCGGACGGACGTCACGGCACCGGCGGCCTCGGAGATCCTCGAGGAGATCCGTCGCATGGTGAGCAGCCCGCTGACGCAGGAGGAGCTGACGCTGGCGCGCGACGCGATCGTGCGCAGCCTGCCGAGCGACTTCGAGACGAGCGGCAGCACGGTGGCGACGCTGAGCGATCTGGTCGTCTACGGCCTGGGGCTGGACTACTACTCGAAGTTCCCCGGCATGATCGCCACGGTCGGCATCCCGGACGTCCAGGCCGCCGCCAAGAAGTACCTCGCTCCCGGCCCGTTCATTGTCGTCGCCGTCGGCGATCGCGCGGCGATCGAACCCGGCCTCCGAACACTCAACCTCGGCAAGCTCGAGGTCGAGCAGGAGCGTTGA
- a CDS encoding DoxX family protein, with product MDIGILLLRLTVGLVLAAHGSQKVFGWFGGHGLDGTGQFMEMLGFRPGRRHALVAGLVELTGGLLLAVGFLTPLGAALTASVMVVAAATVHAKSFFVTSGGFEFNLLIGVAALAVAFTGPGALSLDAVVGYTLAGGAWGAGAAAVAVLGAIAQLARRQRVAAAA from the coding sequence ATGGATATCGGAATCCTGCTGTTGAGACTGACCGTCGGGCTCGTCCTCGCTGCGCACGGAAGCCAGAAGGTCTTTGGATGGTTCGGCGGGCACGGGCTCGACGGCACCGGGCAGTTCATGGAGATGCTCGGCTTCCGTCCGGGCCGTCGTCACGCGCTCGTCGCGGGCCTCGTCGAACTGACGGGCGGGCTGCTCCTGGCGGTCGGATTCCTGACGCCGCTCGGTGCCGCGCTGACCGCGTCGGTCATGGTGGTGGCCGCCGCAACGGTCCATGCGAAGAGCTTCTTCGTCACGAGCGGCGGCTTCGAGTTCAATCTGCTGATCGGCGTCGCCGCCCTGGCCGTCGCATTCACCGGTCCCGGCGCGCTGTCGCTCGACGCGGTCGTTGGCTACACGCTGGCCGGCGGCGCGTGGGGAGCCGGTGCCGCCGCCGTGGCGGTGCTGGGCGCGATCGCGCAACTGGCGCGCCGGCAACGCGTCGCCGCGGCGGCGTAG
- a CDS encoding PadR family transcriptional regulator: MGLTNTPSDLLPGTLELLILKTLLGGAKHGYGIVEHLRLATDDVLRVGESALYPALQRLLLEGWVKAAWGTSDNNRRARYYTLTAAGRRQLAAERAEFERMVGAIQRVLAMP, from the coding sequence ATGGGTCTCACCAACACGCCGTCCGACCTGCTGCCCGGTACGCTCGAGCTCCTGATCCTGAAGACGCTCCTCGGCGGCGCCAAACACGGCTACGGCATCGTCGAGCATCTGCGTCTGGCGACGGACGACGTGCTGCGCGTGGGCGAAAGCGCGCTGTATCCGGCGCTCCAGCGGCTCCTGCTCGAGGGATGGGTGAAGGCCGCATGGGGGACGTCGGACAACAACCGCCGGGCGCGGTATTACACGCTGACCGCCGCCGGGCGCAGGCAACTCGCCGCTGAACGCGCCGAATTCGAGCGCATGGTCGGCGCCATCCAACGCGTGCTGGCGATGCCATAG
- a CDS encoding SDR family NAD(P)-dependent oxidoreductase gives MPPLSSKVVAVTGASSGIGEATVRAAAAAGARVMACARRTDRLARLVDEVRGRGGEAIAVAGDVAREADMAALVDRTIAAFGRLDVMVCNAGIGYHGLLDETPPDAMRRLVEVNVLGTFYAARAALVVMRRQRAGHIIAVSSIAGRRGVGGSSVYSATKAAQVGFIEGLRAEFQGTPLRASIVYPVSTVTEFHDAIARDFGHTVRGKGPRQSADVVARAIVRCMVSPRPEVYPYRPAWLLSVLSVIAPAQADRLMRRFGRRRTPDPATHGPQHS, from the coding sequence GTGCCGCCGCTGTCGTCGAAGGTCGTCGCCGTCACGGGTGCCTCTTCGGGGATCGGCGAGGCCACGGTGCGCGCCGCCGCCGCCGCCGGCGCGCGGGTCATGGCCTGCGCGCGCCGAACGGACCGGCTGGCCCGGCTGGTCGACGAGGTGCGCGGACGAGGCGGCGAGGCGATCGCCGTGGCCGGCGACGTCGCGCGCGAGGCCGACATGGCGGCGCTCGTCGATCGCACGATCGCGGCGTTCGGCCGCCTCGACGTCATGGTGTGCAATGCGGGGATCGGCTATCACGGCCTGCTCGACGAGACGCCGCCGGATGCCATGCGCCGGCTGGTGGAGGTGAACGTCCTCGGCACCTTCTACGCCGCGCGGGCGGCGCTCGTCGTCATGCGCCGGCAGCGGGCGGGGCACATCATCGCCGTGTCGTCGATCGCGGGCCGGCGCGGCGTCGGCGGCTCGAGCGTGTACTCGGCGACGAAGGCCGCACAAGTGGGGTTCATCGAGGGACTGCGCGCCGAGTTCCAGGGCACGCCGCTCCGCGCGTCGATCGTCTACCCGGTGTCGACGGTCACGGAATTCCACGACGCCATCGCGCGCGACTTCGGCCACACGGTGCGCGGCAAGGGGCCACGCCAATCAGCCGACGTCGTCGCGCGCGCGATCGTGCGGTGCATGGTGTCGCCGAGGCCGGAGGTCTATCCGTACCGGCCCGCGTGGCTGCTGTCGGTGCTGTCGGTGATCGCGCCCGCGCAGGCGGATCGCCTGATGCGCCGGTTCGGCCGCCGGCGCACGCCGGACCCTGCGACGCATGGGCCGCAGCACTCCTGA
- a CDS encoding type 1 glutamine amidotransferase domain-containing protein, whose product MPRRVLHVVSNVAHYADPTQPTGLWLSELTHAYDVFAAKGYEQRIVSPKGGVSPLEPRALRWPLMDASARRWLADTSRSALLSATARPGEIDPAHYDAIYFTGGHAVMWDFPNDEGLQETTRAIYERGGIVSSVCHGYCGLLNTRLSDGTLLVAGKRITGFSWREEVLAGVARKMPYNAEAEMKRRGARYEKAFLPFMSYVVVDGRLVTGQNPWSARATAEKVAALL is encoded by the coding sequence ATGCCTCGGCGCGTTCTCCACGTCGTCAGCAACGTCGCGCACTACGCCGATCCCACCCAGCCCACCGGCCTGTGGCTGTCGGAATTGACGCATGCGTACGACGTCTTTGCCGCGAAGGGATACGAGCAGCGCATCGTCAGCCCGAAAGGTGGTGTGTCGCCGCTGGAGCCGCGCGCGCTCAGGTGGCCGCTCATGGACGCATCGGCGAGGAGGTGGTTGGCAGATACGTCCCGTTCCGCGTTGCTGTCGGCGACAGCCCGGCCGGGCGAGATCGACCCGGCGCACTACGATGCGATCTACTTCACTGGCGGCCACGCCGTGATGTGGGACTTTCCCAACGACGAAGGGCTCCAGGAAACCACGCGCGCCATCTACGAGCGCGGTGGCATCGTGTCTTCGGTCTGCCACGGTTACTGCGGCCTGCTGAACACGCGGCTCTCGGACGGCACGCTGCTCGTGGCCGGCAAGCGGATCACCGGTTTCTCCTGGCGGGAAGAAGTGCTCGCGGGTGTGGCCAGGAAGATGCCGTACAACGCCGAGGCCGAGATGAAGCGGCGCGGGGCGCGTTACGAGAAGGCCTTCCTGCCTTTCATGTCCTATGTCGTCGTCGATGGCCGGTTGGTGACCGGCCAGAACCCTTGGTCCGCCAGGGCGACTGCCGAGAAGGTCGCGGCGCTGCTCTGA